A stretch of DNA from Streptomyces sp. NBC_01197:
AGCGACTGGTACACCGCGCCGGCCAGCGCCCGCGTCGCCCGCGGAACCGACAGTCCCTCGTGCTCGCGGTACAGCTCCCAGTTGTACGGGACGAGCGACAGCTTGTTGGAGGACAGTGATCCCGCCTGGTGGGCCCTGTACACGGCGAGCGGCTCGGACAGACCCCGGGCATGAGCGCCATCGCGCATGATCGACAGCCACAGGGCGTAGTCCTGTCGCTTCCGCATCTCCGGCATCAGCCTCGTGCCCAGGACGTTGCGGTCGTACATGGCGGTCAGGGCCCCGATGTGGTCCTGGACCAGCATCGCGCGGTAGTCCACGTGTTCACGCGCGCGGACTACACGCCCGTTCGGGATGAAGTCGGTGCTCTCGCCGTCGTAATCGGCGTCCATCTTGAAATAGCTGGTGAACGTCAGGGGCGCACTACCAGCAGCCGCGAATGCGATTTGCCGCTCGGCCTTCTCCGGTAGCCACATGTCGTCGCTGTCGAGGAAGGCGATGTAGTCCCCCCGGGCCCGTTCGATGGCGAGGTTGCGTGCCCGGCCGGCACCGCCCCGTTCGGGTGCCAGTTCCGGCAGGACGCGCTTGTCCTGCTGGGCGAACTCCATGAGCAGGTCCATGGAGCCATCGGACGACTGGTCGTCGGTGATCAGCAGCTCCAGGTCGCTGTGGGTCTGCGTGAGCACCGACCGGATTGCTGGGCCGAGAGTGGCTGCCGAGTTGTACACGGGCATCACGACAGACACCAGGGGCACAGTGCTTCTCCTTGCTCAGCCAGAACGACGGTCCATTCAAGCACTGCGATCGAGTAGGAGCTGCCATGCATATTGTTATCGCTGGTCAGGGCTATGTGGGACTGCCGCTGGCCGTACGCGCCGCAGAGGTGGGCCACCGTGTCGTCGGCTACGACGTGGACCCGCATCGCGTCCGTCAGCTTGCCGCTGGTGAGTCGTACGTGGAGGACGTGGCATCGGCGCGGCTCCGCGCCGTGCTGGATACCGGGGCCTACCGCGTGACCGACGATGCCGACGCGCTGCCCGCGTTCGACCTCGCGGTTATCACCGTGCCGACCCCGCTGCGGGACGGGGTGCCCGACCTGACCTACGTCGAGGCCTGTGCCCACACGCTCGGCGAGCACCTGCGCTCCGGCGCGACTGTGATCTTGGAGTCCACGACCTACCCCGGTACTACCGAGGAACTGTTGCTGCCGATCTTGGAGAAGACGTCCGGGCTGACTGCCGGTGCGGACTTCCACCTCGGCTTCAGCCCCGAGCGCATCGACCCGGGAAACAGGTTGTGGCCGTTCGAGAAGACACCCAAGGTGGTCTCCGGCATCGATGCCGCATCGCTTGACGCGGTCAAGGGCTTCTACGACAGCATGGTGGAAACCACGGTCCCGGTCTCCGGAACGCGAGTGGCCGAGCTGACCAAGCTGATCGAGAACACGTTCCGACACGTCAACATCGCGCTGGTCAACGAGATGGCGATGCTCGCCAGGCCGCTCGGCGTGAACCTATGGGATGCGATCGACGCCGCCGCATCCAAGCCCTTCGGCTTCATGCGCTTCACCCCCGGTCCCGGCGTCGGAGGACACTGCCTTCCGATCGACCCATCGTTCTTCTCGTGGAAGGTGGAACGCGCGGCCGGGGTCCCGTTCCGGTTCGTGGAACTCGCCAACGACGTGAACGCCCACATGCCTGACTACGTGGTTCGGCGGCTCATGGAGGCGTTCAACACGCGCCGTATGGCTGTCAGCGGATCTCGTGTATTACTGCTTGGGCTGGCCTACAAGCCCAACACCTCCGACGCACGCGAGTCGCCGTCGGGGCGGGTCGCTGAGCTATTGCTCAACCTCGGCGCCGAGGTGCGTGGCGCGGACCCGCACGTCGTAGACGACATCCGCACCGACAGACGCCTGACCCGGGTAGTAGCGACCGCGGAGGAGATCGCGGCATCCGACGCCGTCGTCCTGCTCACGGACCACACGGGATTCGACTACGAGACGGTCCTTGAGCACGCGCCGTACGTGCTCGACTGCCGCAACCGACTCTCCGGCGCCAACGTCGATGTGCTGTAAGCGACGCCACTGGAGAGCCGACCTCAGAGCGACCCTGCTCGCCGCACTACCGCCCACGCCCTGCAACACCCCCTTCGAGAGGATCGACAGGACCACTCTCATCATCGGCGGCAGTGGCTTTCTGGGGGCCGAACTGGTCAGGCAGGCGTGCGCGGCCGGCCGCCCTACAGCCGCGACGTATGCGACCAGGCCCGGCGACACCTCCCATGCCGTATGGAACCCGCTGGATTTGCGAGACCACGATCGCCTGGACGCCCCGGCAGACGAAGTTCGCCCACGTCTCATCGTGAACACATCGAGCGGCGGGGTCGACTGGGCGGCCACGGCAAAAGGCCCCACCCACCTGGCGATGATCGCGGCCAAGAACCGAGTCCGCATGGTCCATGTGTCCACCGACGCCGTCTTCTCCGGCGCTGACATCAACTACAACGAGGCCGCCCTCCCGGACCCCAACACCCCGTACAGCGCAGCCAAAGCAGCAGCCGAGACCGGCATCCTCGCGGCGCCGTGCTAGTGCCTGGGGAAGAAGCCCGCTCTGCCGCTCGTCGTTCCCGTGAAGTGGTAGGTAGCGGCCTCGGAGAGCACCTTGGTAGGCGGGTCGCCGTTTTCGATGATTATGGCCTGGCCGGGGAAGGACAGCATGTCCTTGTAGAACCGGTCCACGACGGTGGAGGTCAGCTCCACATCGTCGATGTCGTCAGGCTCGGGGTCGCGATAGGTGACCACCGGGGAGTCCAGGACAACGAAGCCGAGATGGTGCAGATCCCGATCCATGCAGAAACGAGCCAGCGCCGTAGTGAACGCCGAGTGCAGGACCGAGCGCATCCCCTTGCCACGCTCTATCCGCTTGCGGCCGCCGGCGCGGATTTCGGCGTAATACTGGTCGTATTCCGCGTGGTCGGCGGCCGGCACCTGCCAAGCGTCGAGAATCTGTTGGAGGATGGAGTCGAAATCACCCAATGTGGCGGTAGGGATGTGCTGAGCGGGGCGCGTCGTGGCGACGGCGCCTTCTCCGACAAGCCGGGACTTCTTGTCGTCCAGCTCGGCAATGCGGGCTTGCAACTCCAGTTCTCGCTCAACGACGGAGCGTTCCTCGACCAGGTCTTCGACGTCGGAGCGCAACGCGGCGATCCCCCCTTCCAGCTCCTCGATTACCTGATCCCATACCCCTATGTCGGATTGCCACTGCACCCTGCGGTTCATCAAAGCCGTCTGCTCACCATCCAGATCGGAGATGGTGGGCAGCAGGTCAGAGAGCAGTGTGGTGGTCTTGGCGGCTTCTGCTTCAACGGCAGTGTGCAGCTGTGTGGATTCTTCCAGGCGGTGGTTGGGCTGCTGGTGCTCGCGCTCAGCGCCGCAGAACGGGCAGGCCCCAATCTTGAAGTAGCCCAGGATGCTGCCCGCTTCGTTGACCATGGCCAGCCGTTCCAGGTCCGAACGGTACTGCGCCTCCAGCAACTTGAAGCGCCGTAGCAGGTCGCTGACCTCGGTCAGCCGCTCATCGAGCGCGGCCAGCTGGCGGGCAGTTTCCATGCGGGCGTCGACCGCTTCACGGTGAGACTCGTTGGTCTGGCGCAGCGGCGCAGACTGCTCGTCCAGCGCGGTACGGATCCGAATGTGCCGGTCGCGGAGCTGGCGCTCGTTCTCCTGCGTACGGAGTTTGGACGAGAGATCGAGGACTAGCTGGTCCAGCAGCTGTACCTGGCCTTTGTGGACGCGACGCTGCCCGGCGTTGGGGCCGGTGTCCACGGCCGGATCGCCTTCCCCAGTGACCAGGAACCGCATCACCGACAGCTCCGCAGTGCGCGTATTGGCCGTCCCTGTGCGCAGCACTGGGGGTACGTCGCCGACCATACGGTTTTCGGTGACAAGAGCCAGATGTAGCAGATCGGCCAGAGCCAGGGGGCGGGTGCCGCCGGCCTCGTTCTTGCGGATCAGGACCTCGTCCAGACCCAGCTCGCGCAGCATATGGATGGACAGGCTGTTGCGGCTGCGGACGTTATGGACCGCGGTCACGGACGCATCCGGCATCTCTGTCACGTAGGCACGCAGGTCCGCGTAGTAGAGGAAGATGCTGTTGCTGTCGGGAGCGCGCAGCAGGGTCAGTGGGCTGCCGTTCGGCATCAGCAGGCCCAGCAGGATCTGCGTGTAGCCCTCGCTCTCGGGGACCATCGCGAGGTCGGCTCCGCCCAGCATGTACTCGATCGACTTCACGATGAAGGACTTGCCAGTGTCGGAGGTGCCGTAAATGACGGTCAGCTCCGGGCCGAAAATGATCTGCGCCGGGGGACGGTCGGCCCCGCAGTAGGTCAGGTGGGTCAGTTGCAGTTCACTCACGGTGGCCCTCGCCGGGCGTGGATGCGAACAGGGAGCCGTTCACGAGCTCCGCAGTGGCCTCGCGTACGTCGATGCCAGGGGCCCATTGGTGCACGGCCCACTTGGCACGCTCACGCAGCCGCCCCACATAGGGGGTTTCGAGGATGTCGACGAATGCGGGCCCACGGTCGGTCGCCCGGTAGACAAGACCCGTTTCGTCGGCTTCGGCGCCGGCGAGCCCGGCACGGATGAGTACGAGGAGCGCCTGCTCCAGCACGGTGCGCTTCATGCCCAGCTCTCCGGAGTGCCCGGGCAGCGAGGGGTGGAGGGAGGGCGGGCCGTCGTGGTCGCCGCTATGCAGGACGGCGTGGTCGAGGACGGCCAGCTGCGCCAGGTCGAGCGGCTGGGGATGGCTCTCGGCCAGCAGCACCAGCGCCCGCACCCCGATCTCCAGTGGACTGTTGAGCGGATTCATGCGGCTCCCCCTTCCTCACACCATGTCAGTCGGTAATCGTTCGCCAGGTGATGGCATACCCCCATACGGTCCAGGGGCCGCACAAAACGAGTAAGAACTGTCTGTGTCAGCGCAACGCCCCCAGCCGCTTCCAGCACATCCTGCAACCGGTCCCAGCCGAGCTCGTAACGCTTGTCGCACACCTCTACCGCAACGGTGCAGACGTCGTCCATGACCGCATTGAAGTGTCCTTCGGGATAGGCGTCCCGGGCGAAGCGCCGCAAGGATTCGGCGCTGTAGAACGCCTCGCGCTGGCGCCGCATGTGCTTACTGGCCGTAGGGTGCTGCGCGACCAGCTCCAGCGTGTTCGCCGCCGACTTCCATCGCTCTGCATACACCTGCACCAGCTGCCGAACGTAACGCGCCTCCTCCGCGTCATGCTCGTCCGGGGGCGTCATGATCGCAGGGCGTTCGCGCTGCTCGTCGGGAAACCGCATCGTCCAGTACGGGGTGGTCTTGTGCTGCTCCAGCATTTGGTCCATGTCGATCGGCGAGAACATGGAAAAATCCGTCTGCTCGGCCAGCTTGGTCAATTCCTGGCGCTGATCGGCCGTCAACCGGGTGATGACCTCATCACTCGTTGACGCCAGCTCCGCCAGGAACTTCACACGGGTCTGTTCCGGCTTCGCCAGCGCATCGCGCAGGGTGCGGGCGAAGGCGGGGGCGACGAACACGTACCGGATGGGCCGAACGAAATGCCCCAGTACCGCTCCGGCGAACATCTTGCGGATCTCGCCGGCTGCTGTACTCCAGTTCAAGGCGCTCTTGTAGCGCTTGCACTGGTAGTTGTCCCACGGCCCTTCCAGTCCTTGCACGCTGCGGTAGGCGGCCACGTCGATGCCGTGGTCCCCGGTGCCGCCTTGGCGCTCAACGCGTTCATAGTCCGGTTCGAGGGCTGGAACCCATTCCTTGACGAACTCCTCGAACTCGTCCGGGTCGTACCCGAAGACGATCTTCTTGGGGCTCGGCATGTACGGGAACTGCATCGCCGGGCGCTGGAGTACCAGCGGCGGTTCAGCGGGACCGCCTTGTGGCGCACGCGTCTGGTCCGACACGTTCCCCCCTCGTGCAGCCCGGTCGGTTGCCGTGCAACGGCTGTGACTAGGGATATCACTGATCGATCGTTCACAAAAGAGGTACCTTTGAGACACCGACGGTGACGGCGGAGCGATTCAACACACAACCCACGCGCAAATCAGGTCGGGAGCCAACGGCACCTCCGCCGCGGCGGGCAGGTGGTCTTGGAAGTCCCTGACGAAGCGGTGAACGACGCAGACGCGCCGAAACGGATCGATCTGCCGCTAGACGGCCGACCTCATCCTTCGCCTGAGAGATCTGGGATGGGGTCATGAGGGCCGCGTTGCCATTGAAGATAGTCCACGCAGGTCAGCAGCCGTCGCTGGACTAACTTCGCTGTCAAAGGACATCAGAGAAGCTGAGCCATCAGAGACTCCCGCTACGCTCGAACGTATGAGCGCGCCTACTGAAGGGCTGACTCTGGGGGCCGTCAGCGCGATCGTCGAGAAGAAGATCCTCACCAACAAAATCCGTATCTATCGGCCTGGCGAGCCGGTCTTCAACCCGGCCACGGGGCAGTACGAGCCCGGACCGCCCGTCACCATCTACGAAGGCCCGGGTGCGATCTTCCCCACCGGCGGCCCTTCCGTGGTCCTGCACCTCGCCGGACAGGCGTATATAGACGACACCCCGTCCCGCTATCGGCTGCTCACTCCGTTGTCGGCGCCGGTCGCCTCGCGCGAGGACACCGTGGCTGTCGTTGAGGCTGAAGACGAGTCGGCTATCGGCCGGACGTGGCGTGTGATTGATATCGGGGAGACCTCCACCCTGAGCATCGTCCGTACGACCTGGGTCGACCAGAACACCCAGACGACAGGAGCGTGAAGTGACCACGGCGTTCGATCCGGAGGAAGTGCGCAAGGAGCTGGAAGCCAAGCTCCTGCTCGACACGGTGCGAGTCACCCGACCAACGGGCACGCCGGCACTCGACCCTGACACAGGGCTCCTCGGAGGAGTACCCGCAGACCTGGTCTACGAGGGTCCAGGTGCCATGCTGTCGGGGCACGGCCAGGTGACTGCTGAGGGGATCGTCGGCAAGCAGTGGCTTGACGACACGGTCTCCTGGTACCGGCTGCTGACACCGCTCAGTGCGCCTGTGCCAGCCCGGTACGACCAGGTTGAGGTGATCGTGGCGCACTCGGGCAACGCGGCAACAGGTGGGCGGGTCTGGCAGGTCCTCGACCCGGCCGAAGCGTCAACCGTGGAGCTGGTGCGCGTGACGAGACTGGACGAGATCACGCCGCCGTCCTGAGGTGAACCGGAGTGTCCGGGAATCGCCCTACGCTAAATGTATGGAGATCACGGACACTCCGCCCGCCGACCTTCAGCAGGTCAGGGTTACGGCGGACGGCAGCAATGCTTCGATACGGATAGATGGAACCGACTACTCGCACGTCGTGTCGGGATACACGATTCACCAACAGGCGGGCCAAGCACCCGATTTGGTCCTCCAGGTCGCGCGGGGCAGGACCAGCCCTGACTTCAAGGGCCATGCCAGGGTCGCCGTAGGAGTCCCGTACGAGCCGGGACCGGCAGCCGCCCACTTCCTCTCAGTCATCGACGCCGGGCTGCTGGAGAGAGCGGCGCTGGCCCGCCCGGACATGGACGGCGGTCCGCACGGCTTCACCAAGGCCATATTGGCGCAGCTCCAGCAGTGGGCGCGGGGGGAGTTCGACCAAGCCCAGGGGGTGAGCTGATGGCATCCCCGCGTAACCCGCACCCGAACGCGCACCGGTCGGCGGGTTCGTACAGCAACGCGCCTCAGATTGCCGCCTTGTTGAATGCCCGTGCGGCAGCCGCGCTCCCTGCGGTGGCCAGCGTCGTGCAGCACTACGCCATGCTGCTGGAGACGGCCATCAAGGCCAACGCGAGCGGTCGGCCAGGGCCGAAGGCGCCGACGGGTGACTACCGTCGTTCGTGGACCCACGAGTTCTCCACCAGTGGGCTCAACGTTGAGGCGATCGTCGGGACCAACAAGCCGCAGAGCAGGCGCCTGGAGTACGGCTTCGTCGGGGCCGACAGCCTCGGACGGATCTACAACCAGCCGCCGTACCCACATGTGGGGCCCGCTGTCGAGCAGGTCCGTCCAGCCTTCCTGGCCGCGGTCGGAGCGGCGGTGGGTGACTGATGGCCGTATCCGGGCGAGTGCTCAGTCTCGCGGTCCAAGCGATGCTCGCCAGCTCGACGGGCCGGTCCTG
This window harbors:
- a CDS encoding DUF6093 family protein, whose amino-acid sequence is MTTAFDPEEVRKELEAKLLLDTVRVTRPTGTPALDPDTGLLGGVPADLVYEGPGAMLSGHGQVTAEGIVGKQWLDDTVSWYRLLTPLSAPVPARYDQVEVIVAHSGNAATGGRVWQVLDPAEASTVELVRVTRLDEITPPS
- a CDS encoding HK97 gp10 family phage protein; the protein is MASPRNPHPNAHRSAGSYSNAPQIAALLNARAAAALPAVASVVQHYAMLLETAIKANASGRPGPKAPTGDYRRSWTHEFSTSGLNVEAIVGTNKPQSRRLEYGFVGADSLGRIYNQPPYPHVGPAVEQVRPAFLAAVGAAVGD
- a CDS encoding ABC-three component system protein — translated: MSDQTRAPQGGPAEPPLVLQRPAMQFPYMPSPKKIVFGYDPDEFEEFVKEWVPALEPDYERVERQGGTGDHGIDVAAYRSVQGLEGPWDNYQCKRYKSALNWSTAAGEIRKMFAGAVLGHFVRPIRYVFVAPAFARTLRDALAKPEQTRVKFLAELASTSDEVITRLTADQRQELTKLAEQTDFSMFSPIDMDQMLEQHKTTPYWTMRFPDEQRERPAIMTPPDEHDAEEARYVRQLVQVYAERWKSAANTLELVAQHPTASKHMRRQREAFYSAESLRRFARDAYPEGHFNAVMDDVCTVAVEVCDKRYELGWDRLQDVLEAAGGVALTQTVLTRFVRPLDRMGVCHHLANDYRLTWCEEGGAA
- a CDS encoding nucleotide sugar dehydrogenase, with amino-acid sequence MHIVIAGQGYVGLPLAVRAAEVGHRVVGYDVDPHRVRQLAAGESYVEDVASARLRAVLDTGAYRVTDDADALPAFDLAVITVPTPLRDGVPDLTYVEACAHTLGEHLRSGATVILESTTYPGTTEELLLPILEKTSGLTAGADFHLGFSPERIDPGNRLWPFEKTPKVVSGIDAASLDAVKGFYDSMVETTVPVSGTRVAELTKLIENTFRHVNIALVNEMAMLARPLGVNLWDAIDAAASKPFGFMRFTPGPGVGGHCLPIDPSFFSWKVERAAGVPFRFVELANDVNAHMPDYVVRRLMEAFNTRRMAVSGSRVLLLGLAYKPNTSDARESPSGRVAELLLNLGAEVRGADPHVVDDIRTDRRLTRVVATAEEIAASDAVVLLTDHTGFDYETVLEHAPYVLDCRNRLSGANVDVL
- a CDS encoding DUF6093 family protein, with the protein product MSAPTEGLTLGAVSAIVEKKILTNKIRIYRPGEPVFNPATGQYEPGPPVTIYEGPGAIFPTGGPSVVLHLAGQAYIDDTPSRYRLLTPLSAPVASREDTVAVVEAEDESAIGRTWRVIDIGETSTLSIVRTTWVDQNTQTTGA
- a CDS encoding glycosyltransferase family 2 protein yields the protein MPLVSVVMPVYNSAATLGPAIRSVLTQTHSDLELLITDDQSSDGSMDLLMEFAQQDKRVLPELAPERGGAGRARNLAIERARGDYIAFLDSDDMWLPEKAERQIAFAAAGSAPLTFTSYFKMDADYDGESTDFIPNGRVVRAREHVDYRAMLVQDHIGALTAMYDRNVLGTRLMPEMRKRQDYALWLSIMRDGAHARGLSEPLAVYRAHQAGSLSSNKLSLVPYNWELYREHEGLSVPRATRALAGAVYQSLRNSRI
- a CDS encoding ABC-three component system middle component 2 produces the protein MNPLNSPLEIGVRALVLLAESHPQPLDLAQLAVLDHAVLHSGDHDGPPSLHPSLPGHSGELGMKRTVLEQALLVLIRAGLAGAEADETGLVYRATDRGPAFVDILETPYVGRLRERAKWAVHQWAPGIDVREATAELVNGSLFASTPGEGHRE
- a CDS encoding sugar nucleotide-binding protein; this translates as MCCKRRHWRADLRATLLAALPPTPCNTPFERIDRTTLIIGGSGFLGAELVRQACAAGRPTAATYATRPGDTSHAVWNPLDLRDHDRLDAPADEVRPRLIVNTSSGGVDWAATAKGPTHLAMIAAKNRVRMVHVSTDAVFSGADINYNEAALPDPNTPYSAAKAAAETGILAAPC